From the Desulfomonile tiedjei genome, the window GAGAGAAAAACAAAGCACCTTCCGAGCGGAAATTTATCCGCGTGCCTTGGCGGACATTTCCAACCCAAGATGTTCTTGAAGCCATCAAGACTGCCCCTGAACATGTGGGACGAGTTTGCATATCAATGATCACCCATGCCCGTTGCAGGGACGATGTGCTTTCGATTTGCCGCGGTGTGAGAGATTTGACCGGCAAACCGGTTTCCTTGCTAATTTCTCCGACAATGCTTCTTCTCGACGATTTGAAGGCTATGAAGGACGCCGGAGCCGACCGCATTGGAGTTGCCGTGGATGCAGCCACGCCGGAGATCTTCGAGCGTTTGCGAGGCAAGGCTGTCCATGGACCCCATCGGTGGGAAAAGTACTGGAAGATTTACGAACAGAGTTTGCAGGTCTTCGGTCAGGGAATGGCGGGCGTGCACCTTATCTGCGGATTAGGCGAAACCGAACAGCAGATGGTCTCGGCCATCTCGCGGGCACGATCCATGGGAGGCTGCACTCACCTTTTCTCCTTTTTCCCGGAGAAGGGCTCGGCCATGGAAAAAGACCCCCCACCTTCAATGGGGAGTTACCGCCGCGTGCAGTTGGCGCGCTGGTTGATAGACAAGGACATGATCCGCTCGGATCAGATGGAATTCGACAAAACGCAAAGAATTCTGACTTTTGGTCTTCCGCAACAGGAGCTGCAAAGGATTATAGACGCGGGCGAACCTTTTCAGACGTCGGGGTGCCCCGGCCTCGACGGGAAAGTAGCGTGCAACAGGCCATACGGCAATGAAAAGCCGGGCAACGAAATAAGGAACTTTCCATTCCCTCCGGAAGCCCACGACATGACAAAAATAGTCCAGGAGTTGAAACAGTATGAATAAAAACGGCGAGAGGAAACATTGTGAAAGAGCGTTTCCTCTCGCCGTTTTGAAAGTTCTTGATTTCCTGATCAGCTCAAGGCTCGAACAACTTGACACTGATTCCGTTGGGGTCCTTCAGAGACGCATAGGTCACTCCGTCCCGTTTCCCGTCGGTTTCAACGAAGTATAAGCCTTTCTTTTCCAGATCACGGACGGAACCCGCAAGGTCCTTTACACGAAAGCTCATGCCGGAAACCCCACCCGTCAGCGGTCCAGCCTCCGAAAATCTGTTGTGGCATATTTCCAGCTTGTAAGGGGTCCCTTCTTTTTCCATGCAAACAACGTCAAGTCCCTTGGAGAGCCCTTCGGTGGCCTTGAAGCCCAGCTTGCCGTAAAAGCTTATCGTACCTTCAGGATTAGACGTTGGTATCCCGATAGTTATCGGGTAATCTTCCACCGCGGAGCCAGCGAAACCCGAGGATTCAGCCTCCGTGTTGTGAGCGATCAACAGGGCGAACACCACGAGAAACATGATACAGCAAGTGAAGCCGAGAAACAGCCTCCCAGCGTGGCCAGCCGGCAATCTCATGCGCTTCCAACCTCCTTGACCTCGGCAACTAAACAGAAAAGGCCTCTCCCATCGAGAAGGCACGCCAAATATACACAAAAACCGGAGTAAAAGCAAGGGGAACTTTCGTTTTCCTCCAGTCAAAAAAAGAAAAGAGTCTAATCTTTCTTGATGACCTCGGATTTCTCAAAACCGTTTGACATGCGTCCGTCAGTCACCTACCCAGCATAGATCCTTGTTGCACGGCTCGGAACAGGAAAGTGATCCCCGGTCACTTCCTCGTAAGACCACCACCGTCTCCCGGCGCGGCCGCCCAGTTAATAGACTCCAAATCCATTGCGTAAGCGCACTAAATGACACAGATGCGCTGCTTGAGTCAAGGGGAAAATACTCGCGGAGTGTAAGGGCGCACGGCCGTGCGCCCCTACCTCTTCTCCGCGCGGTCTGCGTTCTCTGCGGTGACCCCGTGCGGGACGCGAGGTTATTTGCATGGGTGAAGCGTCCCCGGATAACTGAACGATTACCGCGGAGTAACCCTCCACTTACGCTGGGAAGGAGTGATTTGACAACCTTGGGCTAAACATCACGGTTTTGGAATGGCATCTCTGTGAGCCCACATTTGTATTACGGCTCGATCTTAGTGCCGAGGACTTGCAGAAATTTTGCCAACCAGTCCGGGTGCGCGGGCCAGGCCGGCGCGGTGACCATATTGCCCTCGACATGGGCCTTATCCATGGGAATATCAACCCATTTGCCGCCCGCTCGGTTCACATCCGGGCCCACGGCAGGATAAGCGGAACAGGATTTCCCATCCAGGACCCCGGCTGCGGCCAGCACCTGGGCCCCGTGGCAAATCGAGGCAATCGGTTTGTTTGCGTTGGCGAAATGTTTAACAGCCCTCACCACATTGGCGTCCAGACGGATGTACTCCGGCGCGCGTCCCCCCGGAATGACCAGGGCATCGTAATCCTCAGGTCTTATTTCGGAAAAGGTCGCGTTGAGAGCAAAATTGTGCCCTCGCTTTTCGCTGTAGGTCTGGTCTCCTTCGAAGTCGTGCACCGCGGTCCGAACAACCTCACCGGCCTTCTTGCCCGGACACACGGCATGAACCGTGTGGCCCACCATCAACAGACATTGGAAAGGCACCATGACTTCGTAGTCTTCCACGTAGTCACCGACGAGCATCAGTATTTTCTTGATTCCCATGTCTCTCTCCTTTCCGGTTTGTTATTAATCTCCCTTGCTCATGGATCTCATTTTATCCCAGAAATGGTTTCAGGGCCTGCGGGTTTCGTTCAAAGCCTCCGCAGAGGAGTTCTGCGACCGCCTCTCATGCCCCGATTGTTTTAAAGAAAGAGAATCATTGCCCTTTCACGAACGCTCGGAACGCCTCGTAACTTTCAGGGGTGCCGATGTCGAAGAAAGGCCCTTCCTGGCGCAGAGCGAACATTTCGCCTGTCCCGGCCAATTTCGGAAACACATCGACTTCCATGGAGAATGGCCCGTCAGGCAACGATTGAATGAAATCCTTGGCCAGGAGAGACAGCCCGGCGTTAATGAGCCCGGGACCCCCTGTTTTCGGCTCTTTTTCGCGGAAGCCAGTGACAGCGCCCTTGTCGTTGACAAGCACCGAGCCGTATCGGCTCACATCGGCAACGTGATGCAGTGAAAGAGTGACCTTTGCCCGGCGTTCCACATGAAACCGGAACAGTTCTCCCACATCTACGTCAAAGAAGGTGTCTCCATTGACCAACAAAGACGGGTCAGTCGCGAATTGCTCCGCATTCTTAACCGCGCCGCCGGTGCCTAGAGGCGCGGGTTCGGGCGACACGGTTATTTCGACATCTTGATTTGGCCTAGTTCTAAAATAATCCTCAATTAATTCAGCTCCATATCCCGTGAGCAGGACAAATTTCCGAACCCCTTTTTTCGCCAGCGACCGGATAAGTATATCCAGAAAGGGCTTGCCGTGGATCATGGCCATGGGCTTGGGCCGGTCGTTGACAATCGACCGAAGCCTGGTGCCTAGGCCCCCGGCAAGAATCATCGCAGCAATGGGTAGTTCTGAGGACATGAAATACCTTGGGGCAAAACCGATCTATACCTGTGGCCAAAAGTTTTGTCCGATTGGAGGTGGCCTGATACCGTCATTCCGGCGAACGCCAAGGTGACGAGTCGTCAATAGGCCATTACCTTTGGCAAACACCATAAGGAGTTCGATACGAACAAACTTTCCAGCAAGGAGTGCCCAGGAAAGCTTGTCACAATAAAAGCCTCCTTCGGGCGCTTTCGAAAAACTTTCTTACGCTGGCCGGACAGCTTCCGCTGACGGCGGAAGCTGTCCGGCCAGCGAAATGGAGAAGTTCTTGGAGAGGGGTGCGGGGAGGAACCTTTTTACAAAAAGGTTCTCCCCGCAATGTTCATTTCTTCTCTCCCCGGCACAGGCATGCTGGGTCAGGCGCAACAGGAGCGCATTGGAACTGGCCGCGCCACAGGTCCATTACCAGGAGTCCCTGCAATGCTTCATTTTCCCGGCCAACGAGTATCTTCAATGCCTCGCTCACTTCGACGGCTGCCACCGCGGTCGCTGCTGCCGAAAGAACTCCTACCGTGGAGGCGCGAGGATGATTGTCCACCGCCTGGGGATCCGGCCAAAGGCATCGGAGGCACGGGGTCTTCCCGGGAATGATGGTCATAACATTTCCCACGGTTTCAATGGCGCCGCCAAACACGTAAGGGATGCCGCGTGCCAGGATCATGTCGTTTATGAAGTATCGGGCTCTGATATTGTCCAGCGCGTCCACAACCAGGTCTACTCCTTCGGTGAGCGCTTCGACGTTTTCCGGCCCCACCAGAGCGGTCACGGCTTCGATTTCCACCTGTGAGTTCGCGGCATGTAAGCGTTCTCGGGCTGCCTCTGCCTTGGAGCATCCACGTACGACGTCCTCTTCATCGTAGAGGATTTGCCGGTGGAGATTGTGCAATTCCGGCGCGTCATGGTCCGCGATTCTCAGGAAGCCCACTCCGGCCCTGGCCAGAAGTATGGAGATGACGGACCCCAGGGCCCCGAGGCCTGCAACAAAGACCCGCGATTTCTCTATCTTCTTCTGTCCGCCCTCCCCGATCACTCGCAGAAGCATGTGGCGACTATGTCTTGGGATTTCGGTGTCCATCTTTCAACCGAACAGAATGTTGGGATAATTGGAGGATATAGGAGTGTTGCTCCAATTTCAAGGCACTTACGGGGGGAACTTTCTTATGTAAGAGAGTTTCCCCCGTGTCGTCTTCAAGAACTATATATCGTAGTCGCTGTATGTCTTCCGCTGTCAGCGGAGGACATACAGCGAGCAGGATATAGAAGTTTTTGGAGAGGGGCGTGGGGAGGCCCTTTTTACAAAAAGGGCCTCCCCACAATCTTCCCGCGGCTTTAGCTGTTTTGCTTGCGGTGAAAATCACAATGATTTACCCTTTAGTTGGCAGATTGCTTGCATAACCGAGATTAATCGTGGATCCAAAAGACCTTATTCGACAAATCGGAGACCGGGAGCCGCTGAATCCTTACCAGGTCGCAGGGATGGCTTCCGTCATAGCCGCGTCCGGAATCCGGCTGGACAATCATTTCACGCTGGAAGTGCAAAATCTGGAAAACGCCCTGATGGTACTGGACCGCTCGGGGCAGGAGGCGTCTCCTTATCTCATCGGCCTTCGACAAGATGATTCGAAACTGACCCTGTTCGTCCGGTTTCCGCGAGAGGCCCTGGAGAACGTGGTTTATCTCACGTCGTTTGAGGGCAGGCGAGACGCCATCCGAGAGAATTTAATCCCAGTGCTCAATGACATCCCGAACTGGGTTGATGTGGTTGCGGCGCTATCGAGGTATTCTTTGGATCGCGATGACGATTCACTCGAAGGACGCTTGGCGCCCGTGCTTGAGATTGTTTTCGCCTATTTCTTTGCGGCAATCACGCAACCGTTTGATGCACAGGCGAGGTCCGAGGCCGAGTATGCGTTGTCCCGCCTTGTGGAAAATATCCTCAAGTCTACCGATGATAAATTCCTGACCAATTACCTTCCTTTTGTTGAACGAAGCCTGGAATTTTTGGCCGGGCAGGCTTTTCCCAAGCCCGTGAATTCCTTCGAGCGGCGAACCCTCGAAATATCCGGCATTCGCTCGGCGTTGAACGGGAGAGCCGAGGATCTGCGACTTCAGCTCCGTCCGATGATTGACCTTATGGCGGCACAGGTCCTTTTCACAGTTATGGAGGATATTAGAGCTTGTCCCGCGAATCTGGTTCAGAAGCTCAGCGACACTGTTTCCGAAGAGGATTTCCCGGACAAGGAGCGTTTTCGGATGGAGATTCTAGCACGCATCGATCGCTACTCATTGGACAAAGTCCAGGACAGACAAAGAGCCTACAGTCTTGTCCTGGAAGGGCAGCGGTCAATCGACGAGTCTGAAATCTCCGAAGGAATAGCGTTTGTCAGGGGACTGGCCCAGGAATGGCAGGCGATTCTGACTGCTTTTCAGGAGGCGATTGATTCGCTTCCGGCAAGAGTTCAGGAGGCGTTCGCGGAGATCCTGGCCGGTCAAATCTTATGTGTGGACAAACCGGAGGTCAAGGAGCTTCTCATCCGGGGCCTTTGTCAAGTCGTCGTACTGCTGGAAAAGACGCGAAAGCAGGCTTCTCGAGACCTGGTCAATACCTTTGCAAGCTTGCTGCTGGATCGAGCGTACTCCGCCCAGGATACCGACGAGATAGTTTCTTCTTTGAGAGCAATAGAATCTCTCGGAGTGACGTTGGGCAATGCCGGCTATTCACTTATGGCCCAGGAATTGCTGGACCATTTGGTCAGGCGCCCTTTGATTCAGCCGCGGACAACCAAGTATACAATTGAAGACGACGACACGGGGGAACCTCTAGTACTGGCCGAAGAAGCCGGTGTTAATCAGGCTCACGTCCAGCACATCAAGAGCTTGATGGCAATTATCGCGTCCAATCCACGCATCATGCACCGGCTGATACCGTACCTCACCATCCAGATCGAGATCGGCCGGATTCGCCTGTGCGACGAGGACCTCATCCAGTACTGGATCTCGCGCCTGCTCAGAGCCAATTCCCCTGTGACCCACTTTCTGGTTCGCACGCTGATCAAGGCTATTCCCTACTCGCTCAAGGACATCGGTCCGCTGGATGCCCTGAGGCTCACCGCGGCGAGCCTGGCCAAAGAGTTGGCTAACCGAGGGGTAAAGCCCCTGGGGAACTTCCTCGGCAAGCTCCGGGGAGACATTCACTGGCGAGGCAGCGTCGAGAATTTCTATTTCTGCCAGAGCATCCTGAGATACTTCAAGGACGGGAATCGCGACGCGCTTGTGGAATGGATGCCGCCCGAATCCATGCCCTATTTGTCCATGGACCAGTGGTGCTCGGAGTCGGAGATGCAGGGAATCCAAGGACTGACCGACCGGATTTTCGAGGACCTGGAAATCAACCCGGCTGAAAAAGACGGCATGATGGCGTTAGTGGCCCTGGATTCAGCAGCGTACAGGGATGATGACACCTGGCCGGAATTCTCTCGGCGCATGGTACTTGATGTAGTGGACCTGTTGAAAGGCCTGCACACAAAATATTTCATTGTCCGTGAATCCACGTCCATTCCCGGAAGCCATCAGGACCTGGAGAGGCTGGAGCAGATCATTGAGGATAGGCAGGCCCTCAAGGTGCGTTTTCTTACCCCGGACATCCGTGAACCCATGCCGCCGGCGGTGACCCTCACTGAAGGTACCGAAGACAGCGCCCGGGAAATGGAACGGATAAAGCGCGAGCAGCCTGACACGCCTATAATACTTCGGGCAAAGAAGGCCGGGCATGCTTACGCGCAAAAGGCGACGTACATTGAACACCGCTTTGAGGCTTTCACGCAGGACCTGGGTCTCGAAGCCCTGCAAGAGACTCTGGCCACGAGCATCAACAACACGCGTTTTGAGCAGATCACCATTGAAAACCTTCCCCAGGCGCTCAGCTTCTTGGACCAGCTTGTCCGCGGGCTCTCCGTCAACGGTCATTCCAGTTACTACCTTGTCCAGGCGGGCCGTGATCTCCGTCGCGCGGGAGCGCTTGGATTGACTTTTGACAAGGTGCGGGACCTAATTAAGATTCTCAAGAGCGAACTGGACGATATACACATATTCTATCGAAACCGCTTCGAAGAGCCGTTTGACGACTTCTTGTCCGCGCATCCTATGGAACAACTGCCCAGAAAGCTCAAGGAGCTTACTACGCTCAAGGATATCCCTGAGACGGATTTCTTTAGGAACTATTTGAAAACCCTGTACATATCCGATCTGCAAGCTCGAGACGGCAACCTCCGGGTCCTGGAAACGTTTATAGACAAAGTGGAGCTGTTCCTGAACCAGCGCCTCGCCGAATCGGGCAGAAGGGTGGCAAGGCGTGGCAAGACGCCTTCTCGTTCGGTGCCTTTCTATTTTCCGGATGCTGAAGAGATCTCTCCGTGCAGAATAGGCCTGAAGGCTCTCTTGCTCAGGTTCGCCGAAAACACGCCTCCGTACTTCGTTATCACCACAGACCAGCCTCTCGAGACCACCGATGAGCTGCTGAGCGATACCGAATTTCGCCAGAGCTTGTCTGTGGCCGTGGAAAACTTGGGCAAACACTCGGGCCGTTCCTTCGGGGACCCCGCGAATCCTGCCTTGTGCTCTGTCAGATCAGGGGGCCGGATAAGCATGCCCGGCATGATGACCACCATCACCAACGTGGGAATAAATGACGAAATTGCTGAAGGTCTCGCCAAAAAGGTTAATCCGTGGTTCGCGTACGATTGCTATCGCCGTTTCCTTCAGGAATTCAGCCAATCGGTATTCGGTATCGAGCGAGACGAGTTTCAGGAACTTATCGACGAAAGTAAAACGAGGTACAGGGTCATTCGCAAGGCTCACATGAGCGCCGATCAGATGAAAAGCCTTGCCTTCGAATACAAAAGGCGAGTCGCGGAACTGGCTCCAAAAGTCATTGACCTACTGGACAGGGGCAAGTTCCTCGATATCCTGATTTATTGCGCGGGTGTTGTAATGCACTCACACGAGAGCACCGCAGCCAGAAAGTACGCGGAGGCCGCGGCAATCGCGGGAAATTGGCGAACCCCCGTAATTGTCCAGAGCATGGTCTACGGCAATATGGAGCTGACCAACTCCGGGACTGGAGTGGTTTCTTACAATCCGTTCACAATGGACCTGCGGGGAGACTTCGCTCTGGGTGATCAAGGAACCGACGTAGTGGACGGTAAAGTGGCTACCATTCCGGTTTACGACCCGTGGAAGACCAAAGAGTGTCTCGCTACGGAGATGCCGGATGGCTGGAAGCAACTCTCGAAGATCCTGTTCAGAACCGCGGAACGGCTTCATATGGATATCCGTGTGGAATACACAATCGAGAAGGGGAAGGTCTTTGTGTTGCAGGTCCGCAAGGACCGCGAGCGCAAGGAGCGTGTCCCCTCCTTGAAAAGCTTCGGTTACAACGTTATTGCTCAAGGCACCGGAGTGTCCGGGACCATTTTTCGCGGTATCCTGGTAACCGACAGAAATCAGATTGCCCCATTTCGGCACATCAATAAAGCGCGTTCCATCATCGAGGCCATGAACGAGAAGATGCCGGAACACGACAAACTTGACGGGTTCGTCTTTGTGGTCAATGATCCGATCCCGGAGGAGATCATGGACGAGGTTTTCTCCCTGCCTGTGGCCACGGCGCTGGTGAGCCGCTTGGGTGGTCGTGGAGCACACGCGGCTGACATCTCCAAAGCGCTTGGCAAGGTCTATGTGGGGCAGGTCCGGCAGATAGTGAAATTTTCCGGCAAACCCGAGTCCGTGAAGTTCGACGGCCGGGACGTAGTGGTGGGGACTAAAATGATCATCCACGGTCAAACAGGGGAAATAGCCTTATATTGAGAAAACTGTTTCCTACAACGCGGGAGAGTGGCGTTTGATCGATCAGCATTCAATCGGAAAGCTTCTGCTGGAAACGGGAAGAATAACCAGCCAAGACTATTCCACGGCCATCCGGGAGTCGAGAGAGACAGGCAGATCTCCTCATGAGCTGCTGCTGATGAGCGGAAAGGTCTCTGTGGATGAACTGGTCCAGGCGCTAACCATCCACATGGACATAACCTTGCTCAAAGAAGCCCTGGGCATGTCCCTCGGGTCCGCTCCCTCCAAGACACGGACTCGCCCCCCCACGTCGTACCTGGAAAGGATCTCGCTCCTGTTCAAAATGAGCATCCTGTTGAGCACCCAGACCAACATGGGGTCTCTGGTCGAACTTCTTATCAGAGAAGCGCCGTCGGTGATGAATGCGGAACGCGCCACCATCTTTCTCGCGGACAACCAAACCGAAGAACTCTATTCCCATCTGGGTGTGGGGCTACAGCACTATCAGATACGAATCCCGTGGAATTCGGGTATTGCCGGATGGGTGTTTACCCACAGGCAGCCTCTAAACATAGCCGACCCGTATCATGATGCCCGCTTCAACAAGGACGTGGATTCCCGCACCGGCTTTCAAACAAAGAGCCTCCTTTGCGTTCCGTTGCAGACCCCGGTCGGCCAGACCATCGGCGCCTTTCAGGTCTTGAACAAGAAAGCGGGGGTGTTCACAGGCGCGGATCTCGAAATAGCCGAGATCTTTGCATCGCAAGCAGCGCGATCCATAGAGCACGCGTTGGAATGGGACGATCTAAGAGAACGAGCTTCCATTCTGAAGCGGGAAAACGTCGACCTGAAACAGGCCCTTCAACACAAGGAGCCGCTCGAAGAGATAGTCGGCAGTTCAAAGGCCATTCAGGATGTGCGGGCCCTTATCAGGAGAGTCGCGCCCACGGAAACCACCGTATTGATCCAAGGGGAGTCAGGAACGGGCAAAGAGCTGGTAGCGCGCGCGATACACCAGCTCAGCCCCCGAGTCAACGCAGCATGGATCACCCTGAATTGCGCGGCTGTCCCGTCGGAACTTATTGAAAGTGAGCTTTTCGGTCATAAGAAGGGGGCGTTTACAGGCGCGGTCGGGGACAATAAGGGTGTTTTCAGGTCCGCGGACAAAGGCAGTTTGTTCCTGGATGAGATCGAAGCCACTTCTCCGGCCATGCAGGTCAAGCTTCTGCGCGCTATTCAGGTCGGCGAAATCAGACCTGTAGGAGACAACATCACCCAGCAGGTTGACGTCAGGCTTATAACCGCGACTAATCGTGACTTGCAGGACCATGTGCGCCGCGCGCTCTTCCGGGAGGACCTTTTTTATCGTATTCACGTGTTCCCGATTACGATTCCGCCTTTAAGAGAAAGAATTGAGGATGTTCCTGCCCTGATCAAGCATTTTCTCCATCGCTTCTACCTTCAGACAGGAAAGATGATTCGCGGGATAGACCCCGCGGCGCTGGATCTTCTGGTCCGTTATCCTTGGCCGGGGAACGTCCGGGAGCTGGAAAACGAGATTGAAAGGGCTCAGATTCTCGCGTCGGAAGGTGGCAACATTTCGGTGCGATGCCTCTCCCCGCGAATTACTCAATCCCTTGAACAGATATTCAAGGCCAAAACCTCCACGGAGTTGCCGAAGCTCAGAGACGCGGTTGATGCCCTCGAACGCAAGATGATCATCCAGGCCCTTGACCGTTACGACGGCAATAGAAGCCTCTCTGCCAGGTCCCTCGGCCTCTCGAGACAGGGACTCCTCAACAAAATGAACAAGTTCGGCCTCAAGGACTGGTGACGAGGTTGACGCCCCATACGACCTCAGAATGAGAGCTTCAAGGCCAATCCAGCCGCGACATTATATCGCGAGAAGGTCATGGACTCTCCACCAAGGGGTGTTGCTGTCAGGTCCGGGTGATTTGTGGTGTATTTGCCTTCGACCTTTCCGGTGCCTCGGGTTGCGAGCCAGCTGCCTTTGGACCATAGCCCCAGACGGATTTCAGGCGAAACCCTCGCATCGTACTCGAACCTGGCCTCAACAAATCCGGCCGGCTTATTCAAGGCAACCTCTGCCTCCCCGGAGAAATTGTTTGACGGCAATACATTCGCAGTCATCCTGGTG encodes:
- a CDS encoding radical SAM protein produces the protein MNVFRARLETEQECESPEYVRLSLAAAMTLGLVPGWFYRNAKLGCINLLLTYSEGCRANCAFCGLAGEKNKAPSERKFIRVPWRTFPTQDVLEAIKTAPEHVGRVCISMITHARCRDDVLSICRGVRDLTGKPVSLLISPTMLLLDDLKAMKDAGADRIGVAVDAATPEIFERLRGKAVHGPHRWEKYWKIYEQSLQVFGQGMAGVHLICGLGETEQQMVSAISRARSMGGCTHLFSFFPEKGSAMEKDPPPSMGSYRRVQLARWLIDKDMIRSDQMEFDKTQRILTFGLPQQELQRIIDAGEPFQTSGCPGLDGKVACNRPYGNEKPGNEIRNFPFPPEAHDMTKIVQELKQYE
- a CDS encoding DJ-1/PfpI family protein → MGIKKILMLVGDYVEDYEVMVPFQCLLMVGHTVHAVCPGKKAGEVVRTAVHDFEGDQTYSEKRGHNFALNATFSEIRPEDYDALVIPGGRAPEYIRLDANVVRAVKHFANANKPIASICHGAQVLAAAGVLDGKSCSAYPAVGPDVNRAGGKWVDIPMDKAHVEGNMVTAPAWPAHPDWLAKFLQVLGTKIEP
- a CDS encoding nucleotidyltransferase family protein → MSSELPIAAMILAGGLGTRLRSIVNDRPKPMAMIHGKPFLDILIRSLAKKGVRKFVLLTGYGAELIEDYFRTRPNQDVEITVSPEPAPLGTGGAVKNAEQFATDPSLLVNGDTFFDVDVGELFRFHVERRAKVTLSLHHVADVSRYGSVLVNDKGAVTGFREKEPKTGGPGLINAGLSLLAKDFIQSLPDGPFSMEVDVFPKLAGTGEMFALRQEGPFFDIGTPESYEAFRAFVKGQ
- a CDS encoding HesA/MoeB/ThiF family protein: MDTEIPRHSRHMLLRVIGEGGQKKIEKSRVFVAGLGALGSVISILLARAGVGFLRIADHDAPELHNLHRQILYDEEDVVRGCSKAEAARERLHAANSQVEIEAVTALVGPENVEALTEGVDLVVDALDNIRARYFINDMILARGIPYVFGGAIETVGNVMTIIPGKTPCLRCLWPDPQAVDNHPRASTVGVLSAAATAVAAVEVSEALKILVGRENEALQGLLVMDLWRGQFQCAPVAPDPACLCRGEKK
- a CDS encoding sigma 54-interacting transcriptional regulator — translated: MIDQHSIGKLLLETGRITSQDYSTAIRESRETGRSPHELLLMSGKVSVDELVQALTIHMDITLLKEALGMSLGSAPSKTRTRPPTSYLERISLLFKMSILLSTQTNMGSLVELLIREAPSVMNAERATIFLADNQTEELYSHLGVGLQHYQIRIPWNSGIAGWVFTHRQPLNIADPYHDARFNKDVDSRTGFQTKSLLCVPLQTPVGQTIGAFQVLNKKAGVFTGADLEIAEIFASQAARSIEHALEWDDLRERASILKRENVDLKQALQHKEPLEEIVGSSKAIQDVRALIRRVAPTETTVLIQGESGTGKELVARAIHQLSPRVNAAWITLNCAAVPSELIESELFGHKKGAFTGAVGDNKGVFRSADKGSLFLDEIEATSPAMQVKLLRAIQVGEIRPVGDNITQQVDVRLITATNRDLQDHVRRALFREDLFYRIHVFPITIPPLRERIEDVPALIKHFLHRFYLQTGKMIRGIDPAALDLLVRYPWPGNVRELENEIERAQILASEGGNISVRCLSPRITQSLEQIFKAKTSTELPKLRDAVDALERKMIIQALDRYDGNRSLSARSLGLSRQGLLNKMNKFGLKDW